A window from Pseudomonas alloputida encodes these proteins:
- a CDS encoding sensor histidine kinase: MRYLLIVLLGLLPVLAGAVDFDDATRHLPLGKAMQVYEDPDGNASIAQVSAPGFAKHFQPHHEDVLNAGYSTSVFWLKVELRPTAAPNAAPRSWLLELAYPPLDHLELYLPDSSGLYRLAQRTGDALPYDSRQIRQNNYLFELQLPPGKVTTAYLRLHSQGSVQAPLALWSPEAYLEEQPTRLYVLGMIYGVLLVMLVYNLFIYLSVRDVSYLYYILYIASFGLYQVSVNGAGVAYFWPDSPWWANASTPLFIGAAGLFGCQFARHFLQLGSLNRGFDRLLQLLMLGGALVMVLAVSMPYGIALRMATLLALLFTISVFSAGLYAWWRGLRVARWFIIAWTAFLLGGLVNTLMVLGYLPNVFITMYASQLGSALEVALLSLALADRINSLREQQAQTLRDTGRTLEQLNLQLARSNRLKDEFLASVTHELRTPMNGVIGSLELMHTLPMGAEMAQYHHTAVGSAQGMMDMVDAILTLSELQAGRLRAQPAPFSLRALLQGLRAGYAGQALGKGLYLSLDIPADLPDGLLGDGQKLAHCLGCLVDNGLKFTHQGGVMIQVRGRRVGPDDLALTFTVSDSGIGFDDLEQSTLYQRFFQVDGSMTRRYGGLGIGLSICRQMGELLGARLAHESTRGLGSRFELSLNMAISQAQMSPHMLQARRSL, encoded by the coding sequence ATGCGCTATTTGCTGATTGTGCTTCTGGGTTTGCTGCCCGTGCTGGCCGGAGCGGTCGATTTCGACGACGCTACCCGGCATCTTCCACTGGGCAAGGCCATGCAGGTTTATGAAGACCCCGATGGCAATGCCAGCATCGCTCAGGTCAGTGCCCCCGGTTTCGCCAAACACTTTCAGCCCCACCATGAGGATGTGCTGAACGCCGGTTACTCCACCTCGGTGTTCTGGCTCAAGGTCGAACTGCGCCCCACTGCCGCGCCCAACGCCGCCCCGCGGTCATGGCTGCTGGAGTTGGCCTACCCGCCGCTGGATCACCTCGAACTGTATTTGCCTGACAGCAGCGGCTTGTACCGCCTGGCGCAGCGCACCGGCGATGCCTTGCCCTACGACAGCCGGCAGATCCGGCAGAACAACTACTTGTTCGAACTGCAACTGCCACCTGGCAAGGTGACCACCGCGTACCTGCGGCTGCACAGCCAGGGTTCGGTGCAAGCGCCGCTGGCGTTATGGTCCCCTGAAGCCTACCTGGAAGAGCAGCCCACGCGCCTGTATGTGCTGGGGATGATCTACGGCGTTTTACTGGTGATGCTGGTGTACAACCTGTTCATCTACCTCAGCGTGCGTGACGTCAGCTACCTCTATTACATCCTTTACATCGCGTCGTTCGGCCTTTACCAGGTCTCGGTGAACGGCGCCGGTGTAGCCTATTTCTGGCCAGACAGCCCTTGGTGGGCGAACGCCTCCACGCCTTTGTTCATTGGTGCAGCCGGGCTGTTCGGTTGCCAGTTCGCCCGGCACTTCCTGCAATTGGGCAGCCTCAACCGTGGCTTCGATCGCCTGTTGCAACTGCTGATGCTGGGGGGGGCGCTGGTCATGGTACTGGCGGTGAGCATGCCTTACGGCATTGCGCTGCGCATGGCCACGCTGCTGGCGCTGCTGTTCACCATAAGCGTCTTCAGCGCCGGCCTGTATGCCTGGTGGCGCGGCTTGCGAGTGGCGCGCTGGTTCATCATCGCCTGGACGGCGTTCCTGCTTGGTGGCCTGGTCAACACCTTGATGGTACTGGGCTACCTGCCGAACGTGTTCATCACCATGTATGCCAGCCAGCTGGGTTCGGCCTTGGAAGTGGCCTTGCTGTCGCTGGCACTGGCCGACCGCATCAACAGCCTGCGCGAGCAGCAGGCACAGACCTTGCGCGACACTGGGCGTACGCTGGAGCAACTGAACCTGCAACTGGCCAGGAGCAATCGCCTGAAGGACGAGTTCCTGGCCAGCGTGACTCATGAGCTGCGTACCCCGATGAACGGAGTGATTGGCTCGCTCGAGCTGATGCACACCCTGCCGATGGGGGCTGAAATGGCTCAGTACCATCACACGGCTGTGGGGTCTGCCCAAGGCATGATGGATATGGTCGATGCCATTCTTACCCTGTCCGAACTGCAGGCCGGCCGCCTGCGGGCGCAGCCGGCACCGTTCAGCCTGCGCGCCCTGTTGCAGGGTTTGCGCGCCGGTTATGCCGGGCAGGCGCTGGGCAAAGGCCTGTACCTGAGCCTGGACATTCCGGCCGACCTGCCGGACGGGTTGCTCGGTGACGGGCAGAAGCTGGCGCACTGCCTGGGTTGCCTGGTGGACAACGGTTTGAAGTTCACCCATCAGGGCGGTGTGATGATCCAGGTGCGCGGCCGCCGGGTGGGGCCGGATGATCTGGCGTTGACCTTTACCGTCAGCGACAGCGGTATCGGTTTCGATGATCTGGAGCAGTCGACCCTGTACCAGCGGTTCTTCCAGGTCGATGGTTCGATGACCAGGCGGTATGGCGGTTTGGGGATTGGGTTGTCGATTTGCCGGCAGATGGGGGAGTTGCTGGGGGCCAGATTGGCGCATGAATCGACGCGCGGGCTGGGTAGCCGCTTCGAGTTGAGTTTGAACATGGCGATTTCGCAGGCGCAGATGAGCCCGCACATGCTGCAGGCGCGGCGCTCGCTGTAG
- the thiE gene encoding thiamine phosphate synthase, whose amino-acid sequence MKLRGLYAITDSQLLAGRFLSHVEAALEGGVCLLQYRDKTDDAARRLREAEGLMKLCERYGTQLLINDDAELAARLGVGVHLGQTDGPLTPARALLGRQAIIGSTCHASLELAAQAASEGASYVAFGRFFNSVTKPGAPAANVGLLEQARAQVKLPIAVIGGITLDNAAPLVAHGADLLAVIHGLFGADSAQEVTRRARAFNALFAS is encoded by the coding sequence ATGAAGCTACGCGGTCTGTACGCCATCACCGACAGCCAGCTGCTCGCCGGCCGTTTCCTGTCCCATGTCGAGGCGGCCCTGGAAGGCGGCGTGTGTCTGCTGCAGTACCGCGACAAGACCGACGATGCTGCGCGCCGCCTGCGTGAAGCCGAAGGGCTGATGAAGCTCTGCGAGCGTTACGGCACCCAGTTGCTGATCAACGATGACGCCGAACTGGCCGCCCGCCTGGGTGTCGGCGTGCACCTGGGCCAGACCGACGGCCCGCTGACCCCGGCCCGCGCACTGCTCGGCCGTCAGGCAATCATCGGCTCCACCTGCCACGCCAGCCTCGAACTGGCCGCCCAGGCTGCCAGCGAAGGCGCCAGCTACGTGGCCTTTGGCCGCTTCTTCAATTCTGTCACCAAGCCGGGCGCGCCCGCTGCCAACGTCGGCCTGCTCGAGCAGGCCCGCGCCCAGGTGAAACTGCCGATCGCCGTGATCGGTGGCATCACCCTCGACAACGCCGCCCCACTGGTCGCCCACGGCGCCGACCTGCTGGCGGTGATCCACGGCTTGTTCGGTGCCGACAGCGCGCAGGAAGTCACCCGCCGCGCCCGCGCCTTCAACGCCTTGTTCGCATCCTGA
- a CDS encoding hydroxymethylpyrimidine/phosphomethylpyrimidine kinase, producing the protein MNTYSSRPVVLCLSGHDPSGGAGLQADIEALIAQGCHAAPAVTALTVQDTVNVSDFRVLDREWVLAQANAVLADSTVAAVKLGMLGSIEMVDTVAELLAAHPHLPLVCDPVLRAGGGGRLGKDEVGYALRERLLPLATIATPNLPEARILAELPEGTADECAEKLLPFCRHLLITGGHGDEDEIHNRLYTQDGQHFTWTCQRLPGSYHGSGCTLASALAGRLALGEQLESAVRTALDYTWRTLRDAEQLGKGQYVPRRLPLDFCS; encoded by the coding sequence ATGAATACCTACAGCTCCCGCCCCGTTGTCCTCTGTCTCTCCGGCCACGACCCCAGTGGCGGCGCCGGCTTGCAGGCAGATATCGAAGCCCTGATCGCCCAAGGCTGCCACGCTGCACCTGCAGTGACCGCCCTGACCGTGCAGGATACCGTCAACGTTTCCGACTTCCGCGTGCTCGACCGCGAGTGGGTGCTGGCCCAGGCCAATGCCGTGCTGGCCGACTCCACGGTGGCCGCCGTCAAGTTGGGCATGCTCGGCTCGATCGAGATGGTCGACACCGTCGCCGAACTGCTGGCCGCCCACCCTCACCTGCCGCTGGTCTGCGACCCGGTGCTGCGTGCCGGTGGCGGTGGCCGCCTGGGCAAGGACGAAGTGGGCTACGCCCTGCGTGAACGGTTGCTGCCGCTGGCGACCATCGCCACGCCGAACCTGCCCGAAGCACGCATCCTCGCAGAACTGCCCGAGGGCACCGCTGACGAATGTGCCGAGAAACTGTTGCCGTTCTGTAGACACCTGCTGATTACCGGCGGTCACGGCGACGAAGACGAAATCCACAACCGCCTGTACACCCAGGACGGCCAGCACTTCACTTGGACTTGCCAGCGCCTGCCGGGCAGCTACCATGGCTCGGGCTGCACCCTGGCCAGCGCCCTGGCCGGCCGCCTGGCGCTCGGCGAGCAGTTGGAAAGCGCCGTGCGCACCGCCCTGGACTACACCTGGCGCACCCTGCGTGACGCCGAGCAACTGGGCAAGGGCCAATACGTGCCGCGCCGCCTGCCCCTGGACTTCTGCTCCTGA
- a CDS encoding acyl-CoA dehydrogenase family protein, producing MSLHQYAETHEVTNQPPPLDGANLYRLDLPLQEWSRRFGAGWAESRIDAYGALAGGPLMQAGFLANAHKPEFSSHDRYGHRIDLVEFHPAYHELMRTAVEHGLPSLPWAEPRAGAHVARASMTYLHSQAEAGTGCPLTMTFAAVPALRLQPELAEYWLPKILACEYDPRNVGDRHKAGVTLGMAMTEKQGGTDVRANTTRAYPVGAPGPGQAYELVGHKWFCSAPMCDAFLTLAQTEKGLSCFLLPRHRPDDNRNQFYIQRLKNKLGNSSNASSEVEFRGALAWMIGEEGRGVPTIIEMVAMTRFDCMVGSSALMRQALTQAAHHCAHRKVGGRVLNEQPLMQNVLADLALESEAALALSLRMGQALEQLDDPQQAHFARLVTAVGKYWICKRAPAMINEAAECLGGAGYVEDSILPRLYREAPVNSTWEGSGNVQCLDVLRALSKEPGVLDALFVELGDGHGDPRLAAHIGNLKGAFADTGDMQYRARQLTEDIALALQAKLLLEAGNADVSDAFIGSRLAGGGRVYGALPRGVNVMALVTRATPAWPL from the coding sequence ATGAGCCTGCACCAGTACGCTGAAACCCACGAAGTCACCAACCAGCCGCCGCCGCTCGACGGTGCCAACCTGTACCGCCTCGACCTGCCCTTGCAAGAATGGTCAAGGCGTTTTGGCGCGGGCTGGGCCGAGTCGCGGATCGACGCCTATGGTGCCCTGGCCGGCGGCCCGCTGATGCAGGCAGGCTTCCTGGCCAACGCGCACAAACCCGAGTTCAGCAGCCACGACCGCTACGGCCATCGCATCGACCTGGTCGAGTTCCACCCGGCCTACCATGAGCTGATGCGTACCGCCGTCGAACATGGCCTGCCTTCTTTACCATGGGCCGAACCCCGTGCTGGCGCCCATGTTGCACGGGCGTCGATGACCTACCTGCACAGCCAGGCCGAGGCCGGCACCGGCTGCCCGCTGACCATGACGTTTGCCGCCGTGCCGGCATTGCGCCTGCAGCCTGAGCTGGCTGAATACTGGCTGCCGAAAATCCTTGCCTGCGAATATGACCCGCGCAACGTTGGCGACCGGCACAAGGCCGGGGTCACCCTGGGCATGGCCATGACCGAAAAACAGGGCGGCACCGATGTGCGCGCCAACACTACCCGGGCCTATCCGGTCGGTGCGCCGGGCCCGGGGCAGGCCTATGAGCTGGTTGGCCACAAGTGGTTCTGCTCGGCGCCGATGTGCGACGCTTTCCTGACCTTGGCGCAAACCGAAAAAGGCCTGAGCTGCTTCCTGCTGCCGCGCCACCGCCCCGATGACAACCGCAACCAGTTCTATATCCAGCGCCTGAAGAACAAGCTGGGCAACAGCTCCAACGCCTCCAGCGAGGTGGAGTTCCGCGGTGCGCTGGCGTGGATGATCGGCGAAGAGGGACGCGGCGTGCCGACCATCATCGAGATGGTCGCCATGACCCGGTTCGACTGCATGGTCGGCTCCAGCGCACTGATGCGCCAGGCGTTGACGCAGGCGGCCCACCATTGCGCGCATCGCAAGGTCGGCGGGCGGGTGCTGAACGAGCAGCCATTGATGCAGAACGTGCTGGCCGACCTGGCCCTGGAAAGCGAGGCTGCGCTCGCCCTGAGCTTGCGCATGGGCCAGGCGCTGGAGCAACTGGACGACCCGCAACAGGCGCATTTTGCCCGGCTGGTCACGGCGGTGGGCAAGTACTGGATCTGCAAACGTGCGCCGGCCATGATCAACGAGGCCGCCGAATGCCTGGGTGGCGCGGGTTATGTGGAAGACAGCATTCTGCCACGGCTGTACCGCGAGGCACCGGTCAACTCGACCTGGGAGGGCTCGGGCAACGTGCAGTGCCTGGATGTGCTGCGGGCCTTGTCCAAGGAGCCGGGCGTACTCGATGCACTGTTTGTCGAACTGGGTGACGGGCATGGCGACCCGCGCCTGGCGGCGCATATCGGCAACCTCAAGGGGGCGTTTGCCGACACCGGTGACATGCAGTACCGCGCGCGGCAACTGACCGAGGATATTGCCCTGGCGTTGCAGGCCAAGCTGCTGCTGGAGGCCGGGAATGCAGACGTCAGTGATGCGTTTATCGGCAGCCGCTTGGCCGGTGGTGGCCGGGTGTACGGGGCGCTGCCGCGAGGTGTAAATGTGATGGCATTGGTCACAAGGGCTACGCCTGCCTGGCCCCTGTAG
- the amn gene encoding AMP nucleosidase, whose protein sequence is MSHAFVVVDTPEQAVDRLAALHEQATGALSQALKRYLKDRTEPDTDERDLFRYPALRLTYYSHGEVAATTRAYAKVQVAGTYSVTVTQPAAFRGYLLEQLRPLMHDYTVTVEVGVSEQNIPYPYVVDQGDELAGSGITAAQLARVFPSTDLSAATDNIADGLYDWDRAEIMPLALFDAARVDFSLRRLVHYTGSDWRHVQPWILLTNYHRYVDQFISHGLDQLRDDPRFVRMVLPGNVVIEKGMDHGETQALVASVVWHRYQMPAYHLIAADGDGVTLVNIGVGPSNAKNITDHLAVLRPHCWLMIGHCGGLRQSQTIGDYVLAHAYMRRDGILDRVVPPNIPIPALAEVQMALQEAAAQVTGERGEQLKKRLRTGTVLTYDDRNWELRWAQERPLINLSRAVAVDMESGTIAAQGYRLRVPYGTLLCVSDKPLHSEIKLPGSANAFYNRAVSQHLKIGIAALDLLRTELNSLHSRKLRSFDEPPFR, encoded by the coding sequence GTGAGCCACGCTTTTGTAGTCGTTGATACCCCCGAACAGGCCGTCGACCGTCTGGCGGCCTTGCATGAACAGGCCACAGGTGCCCTTAGTCAGGCCCTGAAGCGTTACCTGAAGGACCGTACCGAGCCCGATACCGATGAGCGCGACCTGTTCCGCTACCCGGCTCTGCGCCTGACCTACTACAGCCATGGCGAAGTCGCCGCCACCACCCGTGCCTATGCCAAGGTCCAGGTTGCCGGCACCTACAGCGTCACCGTCACCCAGCCCGCTGCGTTCCGTGGCTACCTGCTTGAGCAACTGCGCCCGCTGATGCATGACTACACCGTTACGGTAGAAGTCGGCGTCAGCGAGCAGAATATCCCTTACCCCTATGTGGTCGACCAGGGCGACGAGCTGGCCGGTAGCGGCATTACCGCTGCGCAGCTGGCGCGGGTGTTCCCCAGCACCGACCTGTCGGCGGCCACCGACAACATCGCTGATGGCCTGTACGACTGGGACCGTGCTGAAATCATGCCACTGGCGTTGTTCGATGCCGCGCGCGTCGACTTCTCGCTACGCCGCCTGGTGCACTACACCGGCAGCGACTGGCGCCATGTACAGCCGTGGATCCTGCTGACCAACTACCACCGCTATGTCGACCAGTTCATCAGCCATGGCCTGGACCAACTGCGTGACGACCCGCGCTTCGTACGTATGGTGCTGCCGGGCAACGTCGTGATCGAAAAGGGCATGGACCATGGCGAAACCCAGGCCCTGGTGGCCAGCGTGGTCTGGCACCGCTACCAGATGCCGGCCTACCACCTGATCGCCGCCGACGGCGATGGCGTTACCTTGGTCAACATTGGTGTGGGCCCATCCAACGCCAAGAACATCACCGACCACCTGGCCGTGCTGCGCCCGCATTGCTGGCTGATGATCGGTCACTGCGGCGGCCTGCGGCAGTCGCAGACCATCGGCGACTACGTGCTGGCACACGCCTATATGCGCCGTGACGGCATTCTCGACCGGGTCGTGCCGCCGAATATCCCGATCCCGGCCCTGGCCGAAGTACAGATGGCCTTGCAGGAGGCCGCCGCTCAGGTCACTGGCGAGCGTGGCGAGCAGTTGAAAAAGCGCCTGCGCACCGGCACCGTGCTGACCTACGACGACCGCAACTGGGAGCTGCGCTGGGCTCAGGAACGCCCGCTGATCAACCTGTCGCGTGCCGTGGCGGTGGACATGGAAAGCGGCACCATTGCTGCCCAGGGCTACCGTTTGCGCGTACCTTACGGCACCTTGCTGTGTGTGTCCGACAAGCCGCTGCACAGCGAGATCAAACTGCCAGGTTCGGCCAACGCCTTCTATAACCGGGCGGTCAGCCAGCACCTGAAGATCGGCATTGCTGCCCTCGATCTGCTGCGCACCGAGCTCAACTCGCTGCACTCGCGTAAACTGCGCAGCTTCGATGAGCCGCCGTTCCGCTGA